Below is a window of Nocardia asteroides DNA.
GGCGACCCGGAGCGCGCGGAAGGCCCCCTGCTGGGCTCGGTGAAGTCCAACGCGGGCCACGCCCAGGCAGCCTCGGGCATGCTCGGGCTCATCAAGGTGCTGCTGTGCGGTGCGCACGGCGCCATCGCGCCGAGCCTGTGGGCCGACGCCCCGACCACCGACATCGACTGGGACGCCACCAGTCTGCGGCTCGCCGCCGCGCTCACCGACTGGGCGCCCGACGCGGACGGCATGCGCTACGGCGCGGTGTCCTCGTTCGGCGTCGCGGGAACCAACGCGCACGCCATCGTCGGCCTGCCGGTGCTGGAGGAGACCAACCATGGCTGAGTACCGTCTGCCCGACGGCCGCGTTCCCGTCCTGCTGTCCTCCGACAGCGTCGACGGCCTGCGCGCCGAGGCCGTCGCCGTGGGCGACTACCTGCGCGCCCATCCCGGCGTCACCGCGGAACGCCTGGCGGACATGCTGTTCCGCACCCGCGTCGCGCGCCGCCGCCGGGCCCTGATCCTGGCGACGCCGTCGGCCGCCGACCCGGCCGAGCTGCTCGCCGCCCTCGACGCGATCGCCGCCGACCAGCCGCACGAGCTGGTCGTGCGGGCCGACACCGCGGCGAGCGCCCGCAAGGTGGGCTTCGTGTTCCCCGGTCAGGGCAGCCAGCGTCCCGGCATGGGCGCGGTGTTCTACGAGCTGTCCGACGCCTACCGCGCCGTCGTCGACGAGTGCGCCGCCATCCACGCCGAACGCTTCGGCCACGCCCAGCCGCTGCACTACCTGCTCGGTCACGAGGGGCAGTACGAGGACACGGTGTGGGAAGTGCAGCCCGCCCTGATGTTCCACATGACCGGCCTGGCCGCGCTGTGGCGGGCCGCGGGCGTCGACCCCGACGCGACCGTCGGCCACAGCCAGGGCGAACTCGCCGCGGGCGCGGTTTCCGGCGTGATGACGCTGCGCGACTCGGTGCTCGCGGTGACCCACCGCGCGCTGCTCGCCGACCGGCTGTCCCCGCGCGGCTACTCGATGGCCGTCTTCGGCATGGACCGCGAGAGCGTGGAAGCGCTGATGGCCCGCAACTCCAGCTGGGCCGAGCTGGCGGTCGTGAACTCGCCGCACATCATCGCCATCTCCGGTGAACGCGGCGCGGTCGTGGAGATGGTGGAGGCGGCCACCGCGCGTGGCCAGTTCGCCAGGGAGATCCGGGTGGCCTTCCCGGCGCACACTTCGATCGTCGCCGAGGTCCGGTCCGAATTCGAGGGCTTCCTCGGTGACGAGATGAGCTCGCCGAACTTCGCCGCCACCGAGATCCCCTGCTACGGCGCCACGCTCGGCGAGCCGATCACTCCCGACCTGCTGCAGGAGCAGTACTGGTACTGGAACCTGCGCAACCGGGTGCGCTTCGACCGCGCCGTGGTCAGCGCGGGCAGCGACGGCGTGGACCTGCTGATCGAGGTTGCCGAGCATCCGGTGCTGCAGCTGGCGCTGCAGGAGAACCTGAGCCTGGTCCCGAACCGTCCCGGCCTGCCCCCGCGCGACTTCCGCGTGCTGGGCACCTCCCTGCGCACCGCCGACGGCCTGTCGGAGTTCACCCGCAACCTCGCCCAGGTCGCGGTGCTCGACAGCACCTACCGCTGGGACGCGCTGCGTGTGGACGACGCGGTGTCGCTGCCGCTGCGCGACTTCCCGCACACGGTCACCGCGTCCAAGCGCCTGTGGGCGCCGCTGGGCGCCAACGTCACACCGGCCGAGCTGGTCGTCGAGACGCCGAAACCACAACGGCTGGTGGAACAGTGGACGCCGGTGCAGCGCCGCACCCTCACCGCCCCGCGCAACCTGCTCATCGTCGACCACACCGGCGCCTGCGTCGACCTGGCCACCGCGCTGCTCGCGGCCGCCGACCGGCACGGCGCGGGCGCGCGCGTCTTCGGCCCGGCCGACCTGGCCGCCGACGCCGCGTTCACCCTCGGGGACGGTTCGCCCGCCGACACGGTCGTGGTGCTGGTGCCGCCGACCACCGACGACGACACCGCCGCCGCGATCGACGCGCTCACCGCCTTCTACGCCGACCGCCCCTGGGCCACCGCGCTGTCCGCGCTGCGTCCCGGCGGCGAATGCTGGCTGCTCACCGTGGGCGGCGAGACCGTCCGCGACGGCGATCCGCTGCCCGCGCTGTTCCAGTCGGGCGTCACCGCCGGCTTCCGCAGCGTCGGCATCGAGCATCCCGGCATCCTGTTCCGGCACCTCGACCTCGCCGCGACCGAACCGGTCTCCGGGCAGGCCGCCAAGATCGTCGGCGCCCTGCACTCCAGCGGTGAGGCCGAGCTGGCGCTGCGCTCGGGCAAGGTGTTCGTCAAGCGCCTGGTCGCCGACACCGTCACCGACAGCGGCTCGCTCGGCGCCGGGCTCGACCACGTGGTGATCATCGGCGGCACCGGTCAGCTGGGGCTGCGGTTCACCGATCATCTGGCACGGGTCGGCGCGGGCCGGGTCACCCTGCTCAGCCGCAGCGGCGAAACTCCCGCGCTGGCAGGCGAGCTCAGCCGTCTGCGTGGTCTCGGCGACACCGAGATCGTGGTGCGCGCCTGTGACGTGAGCGATGCCGCCGCGGCGGCCGCCTTCGGCGCCGAGATCGCCGACCGCCCGGTCGACCTGGTGATCCATGCCGCCGTCAACTACGTCGACGCCGAACTCGGTCAGATCACCGAGGACGCCGTGCGCACCGCCGCGAGCGCCAAGCTGCACGGCCTGGACAACCTCGTCGACTCCGTCCCGCTGACCGGCGACGCGCGCGTGCTGCTCTGCTCGTCCATGGCGGCGACCCTGGGCGGGCGCGGCCAGATCCTCTACGCGGTGACCAACCGCATGCTCGACGGCGCCGCGCGCCGGCTGCGCGCACGCGGCATCGCCGCGAGCAGTCTGCAATGGGGCCTGTGGAGCGTGGCCGGTCCGCTCGACGACGCCGGGTTCGCCCGGGTCGAGGAGGCGGGCGTGTACCCGATGGTGCCCGCCGACGCCATCGCGGCCGGACTCGTGGAGCCGGTCCGCGACGGCGTGATCATCGCTTCCGACTGGGACTTCCTGCGCGACGTGCTCGGCGCGTTCGGCCAGGCCAGCCTGCTCACCGGCCTCGAATCGAATGTCCCGGCGCGGCAGGTGAGCTCACCCGCCGAGATCGCGAGCCCGCAACCCGCGCCCGACGCCGTCCCGGCGGCGCCGAGCGCCGCGCCTGCCGCGGGGGTCCCGCTGGACCTGCGCATGCGCACCGAGCTGCTCAAGGTGATCGGCGGCGACAGCGCCGAATCCATCGACGCCACCATGCCGTTGGTCGCGCTCGGCCTGGACTCGTTGCAGGCCTTGGACTTCCGCAAGCGGGTCAAAGCGGAGCTGGACCAGGACCTGCCGGTCGCGGCGATTCTCGGCGGCGCGTCGCTCGACGACGTCGTGCTGCTCATGGCACAGAACACCAACCAGGGCTGAGGGGCCGAAAGAACATGTCTGACACCGAAGCCACCCTGTCCGTCGCGGAACGCCGCAAGCTGCTGCTCCAGCAGAAGCTGCGGGACAGCGGCATGGCCGCCGCCACCCCGGAACCCGTCGCCGTGCCGCGCATCGCGGCGGGGGAGCGGCGTCCGCTGACGCCCGGTCAGCGCCGCATGTGGTTCCTGCAGACCCGCGACGCCGACGACACCGCCCTCACCATCTGTGTCGCCTACCGGCTCACCGGCCCGCTCGACGGCGAGCGCCTGCGCGCCGCCTTCGACACCGTGGTGGCCCGGCACGACATCCTGCGCACCACCTACGGCGCCGACGCCGAAGGCGAGCCGTTCCAGGTGTTCACCGACGACGCGCGGGCGCCGTGGCAGACCCACGACCTGACCGACCTCGCCGAATCCGGCCGCGACCTGCGGGTGGAGGTGCTGGCCCGGCGTGAGTTCGGCCGCCCGTTCGACCTGGCCACCGAGCTGCCGGTGCGCGTCACGCTGATCCGCACCGGCGCCGACGAGCACGTCATCCTGTTCGCCGTCCACCACATCTGCTGGGACGACGACTCGTGGGCGGTGTTCTTCGCCGAGCTCAACGCCGCCTACCGCGCGGGCTCCGGCGCCGCGGGCACCGTGCAGTTCGCCGCGCTCGCGCCCACCGCCGAGCCCGCCGAGGCCGACGTGGCCTACTGGCGCGACACCCTGCGCCCGCTGCCCGAGCCGCTGGAGCTGCCCGGCTCCGCCGCCGCGGCCCCCGGCCGCCAGGCCCAGCGCCGCACCCACCGGCTGCCCGCCGAGCTGGTCACCCGCACCGAGCAGTTCGCGCGCGAGCAGGCCGCGACCCCGTTCATGGTGCTGCTGGCCGGTTTCGACGCGCTCATGCACCGCTACACCGCCGCCGACGACTTCCTGGTCTCCATCCCCGTGACCGATCGTCCGGCGGGCACCGAGGAGCTCATCGGCTACTTCGGCAACACCCTGCTGCTGCGCGCCACCTTCGGCACCGGCGACGATTTCGCCGGTCTCGTCGCCGCCGTGTGCGACACCTGCGCGAACGGCTTCGCCCGCCGCGGCGTGGGGATCGACCGGGTCGTGCGCGAGGCCAACCCGGACCGCGTCGCCGGTCGTGACGGCATGGACCAGCTGGTCCGCCTCGGCTTCAGCGTCCGCAAGAGCGCCGACGGGTTCGCCATCGACGGCGTCACCTCCCGGCAGCTCGAACTGGGCGCGGTGAGCGCGCAGGTGCCGCTGGCGCTGGCGATCGTGCTCGAGGACGACGGCACCGCCGTGGTCGAGGCCGAATACCAGACCGACGTGCTCACCGAGGCCCTCGTCGACCAGCTGCTCGCGCACTACGGCAGGCTGCTCGACGCCGCCCTGGCCGACCCGCGCCGCAGGCTCGCCGACCTGGACATGCTCGGCGCCGACGACCGCGCCGCGCTGCTCGAGCGCTCGCACGGCGTCCTCGCCGACCAGCCCGCGACCACCCTGACCGCGCTGTTCGAGGCCGCCGCGGGCGCGAGCCCGGACGCGCCCGCGCTGGCCTCCGACGACATCGAACTCAGCTACGCCGCGCTGCACGCGCGCGCGAACCGGCTGGCGCACTGGCTGATCGCGCAGGGCATCGGCACCGAGGACATCGTCGGCCTGCGCCTTGGCACCTCGGTGGAGTTCATCGTCGCCGTGCTCGCCGTGCTGAAGGCCGGTGGCGCCTACCTGCCGATCGACCCGGCCTACCCGGACGACCGGATCGACTACCTGGTCGCCGACGCCAGGCCCCGATTGCTGCTCGGCGCCGTCGAATTCGCGGCCGCGGAGTCGGCGGCGGCCGAGCTGCCGGAGGTGGCGCCGACCGACGCCGACCGGCTGCGTCCGCTGCTGCCCGCCAACCTCGCCTACGTCATCTACACCTCCGGCTCCACCGGCAAGCCCAAGGGCGTCCCG
It encodes the following:
- the nbtC gene encoding nocobactin polyketide synthase NbtC, with product MAEYRLPDGRVPVLLSSDSVDGLRAEAVAVGDYLRAHPGVTAERLADMLFRTRVARRRRALILATPSAADPAELLAALDAIAADQPHELVVRADTAASARKVGFVFPGQGSQRPGMGAVFYELSDAYRAVVDECAAIHAERFGHAQPLHYLLGHEGQYEDTVWEVQPALMFHMTGLAALWRAAGVDPDATVGHSQGELAAGAVSGVMTLRDSVLAVTHRALLADRLSPRGYSMAVFGMDRESVEALMARNSSWAELAVVNSPHIIAISGERGAVVEMVEAATARGQFAREIRVAFPAHTSIVAEVRSEFEGFLGDEMSSPNFAATEIPCYGATLGEPITPDLLQEQYWYWNLRNRVRFDRAVVSAGSDGVDLLIEVAEHPVLQLALQENLSLVPNRPGLPPRDFRVLGTSLRTADGLSEFTRNLAQVAVLDSTYRWDALRVDDAVSLPLRDFPHTVTASKRLWAPLGANVTPAELVVETPKPQRLVEQWTPVQRRTLTAPRNLLIVDHTGACVDLATALLAAADRHGAGARVFGPADLAADAAFTLGDGSPADTVVVLVPPTTDDDTAAAIDALTAFYADRPWATALSALRPGGECWLLTVGGETVRDGDPLPALFQSGVTAGFRSVGIEHPGILFRHLDLAATEPVSGQAAKIVGALHSSGEAELALRSGKVFVKRLVADTVTDSGSLGAGLDHVVIIGGTGQLGLRFTDHLARVGAGRVTLLSRSGETPALAGELSRLRGLGDTEIVVRACDVSDAAAAAAFGAEIADRPVDLVIHAAVNYVDAELGQITEDAVRTAASAKLHGLDNLVDSVPLTGDARVLLCSSMAATLGGRGQILYAVTNRMLDGAARRLRARGIAASSLQWGLWSVAGPLDDAGFARVEEAGVYPMVPADAIAAGLVEPVRDGVIIASDWDFLRDVLGAFGQASLLTGLESNVPARQVSSPAEIASPQPAPDAVPAAPSAAPAAGVPLDLRMRTELLKVIGGDSAESIDATMPLVALGLDSLQALDFRKRVKAELDQDLPVAAILGGASLDDVVLLMAQNTNQG